A region of Tigriopus californicus strain San Diego chromosome 7, Tcal_SD_v2.1, whole genome shotgun sequence DNA encodes the following proteins:
- the LOC131883430 gene encoding adhesive plaque matrix protein-like, translating into MWFHQVTTALGLLVIIRNVRTQDLTVIYPVSEEKSESNLPPVDLEAIESRYKVNAKPEPYKPNKPAPPLDNIHVDYHGTATPIPHAFFPTTPSFSKSPTRESVTNKPLKYEPTESSKEITITTVKEATDKAKEVGVKAKKKKKPKVWSEKGKRRRIVKKKRYQKSRSLIPVYHGLRTTFAPKPRPNKATPLPPKRYTTQNASAVTTEPTKKPAKTKGTTPKTTRLSPTRTYSPVQLPLFEKDKFASIDEFSSSFKSVRAVPYFPSTAPPAKEYKGPTENKATSFAPKPSKNYAYASYIQTPKPIRSKPAYSPRPAFSPRPRPKPQSPSTTPKVQTTPDDDHEPSYGERTPNYSSISQTYTTPASSRYRHANHNNQQGGAKPLSIITTSAPNHSAGQSLIPSEKPLGRVEPTVTPENYYSTPKPSYHSTTQASHSLNPQTSYFSTTQPPYGSDSPSQTPSYHSTPSPSFSPSSHPAYHTTHSPSFSPSPRPSYRSTPSPSYSSHPKPAYHSTPNPSYSPSFKPVHHTTHLSPRPTYSPQPEVTYGGPPGSSPYHSPSSPTRLYPTTPAPTSAYGSVTPGYGSPSPTTKPFIQTTTTSYGYNSEPSQDEYESDYNEQDDEIGYEKRPYSFHYGVKDERSGNDFSRVEDSSGRVTTGSYKVALPDGRVQIVNYVADASGYKATVTYEGVPVFPDPSYYKQQPPASAPYSPDAYEQNHVDNNAVFDFSPSVVQSYYVPSESETTLSRRTSSFASSTTPLFSSTTLAPSAGLRPRPRPIRRRNIRHQSSYQRRKSQNEITTQTSREQDRNPKARGFLPKYPHFEPSPEHNTPDGTKALTNNDNRELRRDDRDETTARSVASTRRQTTASTQPSTTSHYESFRLNPMTTTYEGPTPPARKIFTSTEKSRPETTTTANQVNLKSNHFLGPYSPNNYPNQSQASPSPSTAYIEPTTYRPSQSTLLSILKKL; encoded by the exons ATGTGGTTCCATCAG GTTACTACTGCCTTGGGGTTGCTAGTCATCATTCGAAATGTTAGGACACAAGATCTAACCGTGATTTATCCAGTGTCAGAGGAAAAGTCTGAGTCAAATTTACCACCGGTAGATCTGGAAGCTATCGAATCGAGGTACAAAGTCAATGCTAAACCAGAGCCTTACAAGCCAAATAAACCAGCTCCGCCGTTAGACAACATTCACGTAGATTATCATGGTACTGCCACGCCTATTCCTCATGCATTTTTCCCGACTACCccatctttttccaaatctcCGACCCGAGAAAGTGTCACTAACAAGCCCTTGAAGTATGAACCAACTGAAAGTTCGAAGGAAATTACTATCACCACAGTCAAAGAGGCCACAGACAAGGCTAAAGAGGTAGGagtcaaggccaagaagaagaagaagcctaAAGTCTGGTCTGAAAAGGGAAAACGAAGAAGGATCGTGAAGAAGAAACGTTACCAAAAGAGTCGAAGTTTGATCCCTGTTTATCATGGCTTAAGGACAACATTTGCCCCCAAGCCCAGGCCCAATAAAGCAACGCCATTGCCGCCGAAAAGGTACACAACCCAGAATGCAAGTGCAGTGACAACAGAGCCGACGAAAAAGCCGGCCAAGACCAAAGGCACTACTCCGAAAACCACCCGTCTATCGCCAACGAGAACCTACTCTCCAGTGCAATTGCCTTTATTCGAGAAGGACAAGTTCGCCTCTATCGACGAATTCAGTTCCTCTTTTAAGTCAGTGAGAGCCGTCCCATACTTTCCTTCTACTGCTCCGCCTGCCAAAGAATATAAAGGTCCGACAGAAAATAAGGCCACCAGCTTCGCACCCAAGCCCAGCAAGAATTATGCGTACGCTTCTTACATACAAACTCCCAAGCCGATCAGATCTAAGCCGGCTTATTCTCCACGACCAGCCTTTTCTCCTCGACCTCGACCCAAACCCCAGAGCCCTTCCACCACTCCAAAAGTCCAAACCACTCCTGATGATGACCACGAACCTTCCTATGGGGAGCGAACACCTAATTATTCGTCTATTTCGCAAACTTACACCACGCCTGCTTCTAGTAGATACAGACACgccaaccacaacaaccaacAGGGCGGAGCCAAGCCTTTGTCCATTATTACGACAAGTGCGCCGAATCACTCAGCTGGACAGTCGCTAATACCTTCTGAAAAACCTTTGGGTCGAGTGGAACCCACGGTAACGCCGGAAAACTACTACTCTACGCCTAAGCCTTCATATCACTCCACGACTCAAGCTAGTCACTCTTTAAATCCTCAAACTAGTTACTTTTCGACAACGCAGCCTCCTTACGGCTCGGACTCACCCTCTCAAACACCTTCCTATCACTCGACTCCCAGTCCGTCTTTTTCGCCCAGTTCTCATCCGGCATATCATACCACTCACAGCCCATCATTTTCGCCTAGTCCTAGACCTAGCTACCGTTCAACGCCCAGTCCATCGTACTCATCCCATCCTAAGCCAGCTTACCATTCCACCCCGAACCCTTCGTATTCACCTAGTTTCAAACCTGTCCATCATACCACTCATTTGTCTCCAAGACCAACTTACTCTCCGCAACCAGAGGTCACGTATGGAGGCCCACCTGGGTCGTCTCCATATCATAGCCCAAGTAGTCCAACTAGACTATATCCGACCACTCCTGCACCGACCAGTGCCTATGGAAGTGTGACCCCGGGGTATGGGTCCCCATCGCCAACAACGAAGCCCTTTATTCAAACGACAACCACGAGTTATGGGTACAATTCTGAGCCCTCTCAAGATGAATACGAATCAGATTATAACGAGCAAGACGATGAAATTGGCTACGAG aaacGACCCTACTCGTTCCATTATGGGGTCAAAGATGAGCGCTCAGGGAACGATTTCTCGCGAGTTGAAGACAGCTCAGGACGTGTTACGACGGGCAGTTACAAGGTGGCCTTGCCCGATGGTCGGGTTCAAATTGTAAACTATGTGGCAGATGCAAGTGGGTATAAGGCCACCGTGACCTACGAAGGTGTGCCCGTCTTTCCCGATCCCAGCTACTACAAGCAACAACCACCAGCATCTGCCCCCTATTCTCCTGATGCATACGAGCAAAACCACGTGGATAACAATGCGGTGTTTGATTTCTCCCCATCCGTCGTACAATCGTACTACGTACCTTCAGAATCTGAAACGACTCTATCCAGAAGGACCTCCAGCTTTGCCAGTAGCACCACACCGCTGTTCTCGTCGACCACATTGGCACCATCAGCGGGTTTAAGACCGAGACCGAGGCCTATAAGAAGACGCAACATTCGTCACCAGAGCTCGTACCAACGCAGAAAGAGTCAAAACGAAATCACTACGCAAACATCGCGCGAACAAGACCGGAATCCAAAAGCTCGAGGGTTTCTACCTAAATATCCTCACTTTGAGCCCTCACCAGAGCACAACACTCCCGATGGGACCAAAGCCTTGACCAATAACGACAACCGTGAACTGAGGCGAGATGACAGAGACGAGACTACGGCAAGATCTGTGGCGTCCACCAGGCGGCAAACCACAGCTTCCACTCAACCAAGTACCACAAGTCACTACGAATCATTTCGATTAAACCCAATGACCACCACCTATGAAGGACCCACGCCCCCGGCTCGAAAAATCTTCACGTCTACGGAGAAATCTCGGCCAGAAACCACGACCACGGCAAATCAAGTCAACTTGAAATCCAATCACTTTCTCGGGCCCTATTCACCGAACAATTACCCTAATCAAAGCCAGGCCTCGCCGTCTCCATCTACGGCCTATATAGAGCCTACAACTTATCGACCTAGTCAATCCACACTCCTGTCCATTCTCAAGAAACTTTAA
- the LOC131883299 gene encoding LOW QUALITY PROTEIN: lipoyltransferase 1, mitochondrial-like (The sequence of the model RefSeq protein was modified relative to this genomic sequence to represent the inferred CDS: substituted 1 base at 1 genomic stop codon) has protein sequence MALNLVGMALKASAQRALSLTVNQSACSSIGQWGSRHLSTRSEAQIYPQTEPVRQVFISQSSDIFTNLALEDWLYRHHDFKRRHLLLLWRNDPCVVIGRHQNPWTESNVPYIRNSDVDLARRNSGGGTVFHDMGNINCTFFTQRSEYHRKHNLDVICSAIXRLTDLNVSVNKREDIVLDDKYKISGTAAKLGKDNAYHHCTVLVDVNECVLHEALNSKATGVETRATQSVRVPVKNVCAVDPSVDVESLQESLGWEFLRTSLDGQDGGMEVACQQRGFQMIRPDESWFPGITKLREELQSHQWIFGKTPKFKISKRFDLPEKFFSSVCSVNSPEIVVELEVNQGTIQNVRIQLPFGLLDADFDISTLMHGLPFGADLPRLVEDRLLAQSHEDPATRDKIEFLANCVEKLTRDVV, from the exons ATGGCCTTGAACCTAGTGGGCATGGCTCTAAAGGCCTCGGCACAGCGAGCTCTATCCTTGACGGTGAACCAGTCGGCATGCTCTTCAATTGGCCAGTGGGGTTCCCGACACTTATCCACCCGGTCAGAAGCCCAGATCTATCCACAAACCGAACCTGTGCGACAAGTGTTCATATCTCAGTCGTCAGATATCTTCACGAATTTGGCTTTAGAGGATTGGCTGTACCGTCACCACGACTTCAAGCGAAGG CATCTTCTCCTGTTGTGGCGAAATGACCCTTGCGTTGTTATTGGTAGACATCAAAACCCCTGGACCGAATCGAACGTGCCTTATATCCGGAACTCGGATGTGGATTTGGCTAGACGCAACAGTGGCGGTGGCACCGTTTTTCATGACATGGGCAACATCAATTGCACCTTCTTCACACAAAGATCCGAATATCATCGAAAGCACAACTTGGACGTGATCTGTTCGGCCATTTGAAGGTTGACCGATTTAAATGTTAGCGTTAATAAACGTGAAGATATCGTCTTGGATGACAAATATAAG ATATCTGGTACAGCCGCCAAGTTGGGTAAGGATAATGCTTACCATCATTGCACTGTTCTTGTGGATGTGAATGAATGTGTTCTTCACGAGGCTCTCAACTCCAAAGCA ACCGGAGTCGAAACGCGTGCCACTCAAAGTGTGCGAGTGCCCGTGAAGAATGTGTGCGCTGTGGACCCCTCTGTAGATGTGGAATCGTTGCAAGAGTCTTTGGGCTGGGAATTCCTTCGGACTTCCTTGGATGGGCAAGATGGCGGAATGGAAGTGGCTTGTCAGCAGAGAGGGTTCCAAATGATACGCCCAGATGAGAGCTGGTTCCCAGGAATCACCAAACTGAGAGAGGAACTCCAAAGCCACCAATGGATTTTTGGCAAAACCCCGAAGTTCAAG ATCTCCAAACGCTTTGATCTTCCCGAGAAGTTCTTCTCCTCGGTGTGCTCGGTGAATTCGCCCGAAATCGTGGTTGAACTCGAGGTCAATCAAGGCACCATTCAGAATGTTCGAATTCAACTGCCCTTCGGCCTTTTGGACGCTGATTTTGACATCTCGACCCTTATGCACGGATTGCCTTTTGGTGCGGACCTCCCCAGACTAGTCGAGGACAGACTTCTCGCTCAGTCTCATGAGGATCCGGCCACGAGggacaaaattgaattcctcGCCAATTGCGTGGAAAAATTGACCCGTGACGTGGTTTAA